A window from Triticum aestivum cultivar Chinese Spring chromosome 6D, IWGSC CS RefSeq v2.1, whole genome shotgun sequence encodes these proteins:
- the LOC123146210 gene encoding uncharacterized protein translates to MTRPRSPRSGPAPAGSRARRPPRRGDKEARERRRDKGRAVRRPRPELAGAGRWRTGAGDGGIPCGGAKSLLFPTTTAAWPREDSARRRAGAAQEQPWMLRIQGVQARFGVVPSQAPAIPHLSRRSASRLFSSVAGPQEGFQGGLGSGCAPQPSQPSRGAPEITT, encoded by the exons ATGACGAGGCCCAGGTCGCCGCGCTCCGGGCCCGCGCCGGCCGGCTCGAGGGCGCGCCGCCCACCACGACGAGGAGACAAGGAGGCGAGGGAGAGAAGAAGGGACAAAGGAAGAGCGGTGCGGCGACCTAGgccagagctcgccggagccgggcgATGGCGGACGGGCGCGGGAGACGGAGGGATCCCGTGCGGGGGCGCGAAGTCCTTGCTGTTTCCGACGACCACTGCTGCGTGGCCGCGGGAGGACagcgcccgccgtcgcgccggagctGCCCAG GAGCAACCATGGATGCTCCGCATTCAAGGTGTACAAGCCCGATTTGGAGTGGTTCCCTCGCAAGCCCCTGCTATTCCCCACCTCTCGCGACGTTCTGCATCTAGATTGTTTTCTTCAGTGGCAGGACCGCAGGAAG gtttccAAGGAGGACTAGGATCTGGCTGTGCTCCACAACCATCACAACCAAGCCGAGGAGCGCCAGAGATCACAACTTGA
- the LOC123146211 gene encoding uncharacterized protein, whose protein sequence is MDLMPEFDADPVEDDFYGFRDNEIQRVDSNQAELTLPAGGSVNEVEMTKHDLDSDKETVPLPDGSSLEPNPVEQDVIPVAVQEVEDPFVAPPEEIAPPFIFEDGGSTDVEEYMLCAEEDVLLYAQRLSFNNKLPPFWLERVEVMLTQADESGTHADELLAEYDMLVQELELEMGFQEDQFSALTVSMIVHADEMNVLSNELSVETNRHLGNLDIIFLEHERLAIQEDFQLVLEDCDRLDKVALGLRRCAAYLTECVQYYQQLQDGEEKGDEVEFLPQEQEAAEVVLLEFKPNEDEDEDWWPENPHSVQQVKEKQTLEEEEEVPESWEDRL, encoded by the exons ATGGATCTTATGCCTGA GTTCGATGCCGACCCTGTGGAGGATGATTTCTATGGTTTCAGAGACAATGAGATCCAGAGGGTTGACAGTAACCAGGCGGAGCTTACCCTTCCGGCCGGCGGCAG CGTCAATGAGGTTGAGATGACTAAACATGACCTCGACAGTGACAAGGAGACGGTTCCCCTTCCGGACGGCAGCAG TTTGGAGCCCAACCCTGTGGAACAGGATGTCATTCCTGTTGCCGTACAAGAGGTGGAGGATCCTTTTGTTGCCCCTCCTGAGGAAATTGCGCCCCCTTTTATCTTTGAGGATGGTG GGAGCACTGATGTTGAGGAATATATGCTTTGTGCCGAGGAGGATGTTTTGCTGTATGCTCAGCGTCTATCTTTTAATAACAAGCTCCCACCATTTTGGCTGGAAAGGGTAGAGGTGATGCTTACACAGGCTGATGAGTCAGGTACTCACGCTGACGAGCTGTTGGCAGAATATGACATGCTGGTGCAGGAATTGGAGCTTGAGATGGGGTTTCAAGAAGATCAGTTCTCCGCACTCACCGTTAGTATGATTGTGCATGCTGATGAAATGAATGTACTCTCCAATGAATTGTCTGTGGAGACAAATCGTCACCTTGGTAAtctggatattatctttcttgagcatgagAGGCTGGCCATTCAGGAGGATTTTCAGCTAGTGCTTGAAGATTGCGATAGGCTCGACAAGGTTGCTTTGGGGCTGAGGAGGTGTGCTGCCTATTTGACTGAATGTGTGCAATACTACCAGCAGCTGCAGGACGGAGAAGAGAAGGGTGACGAGGTTGAGTTTCTTCCACAAGAACAAGAGGCTGCTGAAGTTGTTCTTTTGGAGTTCAAACCaaacgaagacgaagatgaagactgGTGGCCGGAGAATCCACATTCAGTGCAACAAGTGAAGGAGAAGCAGACtctggaagaggaggaagaggttcCTGAGTCATGGGAAGATCGCCTGTGA